From the genome of Grus americana isolate bGruAme1 chromosome 4, bGruAme1.mat, whole genome shotgun sequence:
TGAACCTGAAGTCCAACAAGATATGGTCAAATGCAAGAAGAGAGAAGCatctttgcagttttgaagagcttgctgtgtggtttttctgccaaaatatttcaaaatacaattcTGGCTACTCCATTTGtcttagttttatttcttgctgttgAAGCTTTTATTACAAAATTCTCTATGGTAGCAAACTTTCTTTTGAACAGCTTCCAATCTATTGTATGGGTATACATCAGAAACTATCTGCAGAACCCCTTTTCTTGAGCGTAGGTACTAAATTTGAGTATTGCTTGTCTTTCAGAGAGTTAGTATCACAAATCTGCAGATATACTATTACCTTTAACTATGCCAAATGGATTTATTTCATGATTATTCCAGCAAGAAAAGAATAGGGAAATGATTTGATATTCTTCCTTTGCCACATTGtgatatgcttttttttatggCATCACTGTCACTGTATTATATTTGTCAGTCTAATTACATAACTATAATCTGTGGGAAATGCTATTGATGTATTTCTTTCCATAGACTGGTTTTGAATATAGCTTGTGGAGTAGGTAATGTTTTGTCTTGTCATTAACAGGATAGCAGTAAATGAACATGCTTTCATGATCTCTCACTTGAAAATAATTGATCGGAGCCATAGACAGAAGCTTCAGCTTAAAGCCTTGGATGTTGTTTTATTTGGACCTCTCACACGTTAGTAACTTTTTGGAGTTTTTTCTTATCTCTTATTTGTAAgaattcaacagaaaatattttcagtgacaCTTGATACTGTAGGTAGGACAGCTTATCTGTTTTGTGGATGTACTGATGGATTGCTTGGCATGCGTTGTGGAACTGGGCAACGAATTAAAAAAGGTTATCAAGATGCTGGGATCAGGACAAAGGTTCAATTCTGTGTGTAAGATTACGTAGAAATTTTAGTATAACCCCACTTGACAGATGGATGTTAGCTTTTGTGTCACAAGAAGTGTACTCTAAAAGTTTTTGACTGCTTAAATTACACTTATAGCTAATGTTACAGTCACTTCCCAATTAGCGTGGACAATGGAAGCTGTGATGCTTGAAGTGAGAGGGGATGACCTTCctcaaggaataaaaaaaggacGTGGTGGTGCAAATCCAATACCAGTGTCTTTTGTGCAGACTCGAGTTTAAGCACAGTGAAATTTAATGCAGCAGTTCCACATCTGACCCATTTTAGCATATCCAGACCACATTTCCTTACCACATCACCAGTGGTCTGTATGGCTGCTTGTACCTAGTTACAGCTCTGTTGTGGTACTGTACATGCCAGGTATTCCTGAAGTAGGAGGCCATTCTGGAACTTGGTGGTCAGTTTGGAGAGTAGTGAATGACTTTGCAAAAGTCAGGCCAGATTTGAGCTGGCCTGACTGATCTGTATTAGCCTGACAGATCTGAGCTGGAGATTTTTTAGGTGAAAAAAGCACTTTGTGTTTGcattatactttttcttctagcagaaactgtcttttaaaagtttgttttacAAAGATGCAAGTGACTAAAAGTTGTACTAACAAGGAAGTGAATCTTGGATGTGATACATTGACAATccaggttttgcttttaaaaagtgctgCTATTAGCTACTTACccttttaaaaactactttATTCTGTACAAGTGCATTTTTAACGCAGCATAGAGTATTCCAGAGGGTGCAGACTGGGGAGAACTTACTCAAAAATAAAGTTCCTACTGGCCTGATAAAGTGTAATTGGGGCATCTCTCTCAAGTCATTCAAATAAAGATACAAACTATGTACTGGAAAAATTTAGTAAGCTTTCCTCAATCTAATGTATGTTTTAGTATAGATTAAGTAGATTGTATTAGAGCAGAGTTGCTTATGTTGTATGGAAAATGCTCTGGAATCCATTTGAAAGGTAGTTGTTGGAGGTGGTTTGAGATAAATGAGATGGAATTCTGTTTAGCATCAGATTCTGTCACCTTTTGGGCCGAGGTGGGAGGGGGAAGTCCATAATCCAATGTCTGTATCAATGAACTAGTTAATGATCATGTTATTCTCTGCACAGGTCCCCCTCACAACTGGATGAAGGATTTTATATTAACAGTTTCTATAGTTATTGGTTTTGGAGGCTGCTGGTTTGCATATACACAGAACAGAACCTCAAGAGAACATATCACAAAAATGATGAAAGACTTAGAAAGCCTCCAAACAGCAGAGCAAAGTCTTCTTGACCTTCAGGAAAGgtataaaaactaaaaaagttaatgtttagttttccttttgttttgagGTTAGATACAAATACAGATCCTTTACAGTCATAAGTTATTTGCATTAAGCTGCCTTTGGATTTTGTTCATCGTTATTTTGCATGGAAGTTGCGATTTCAGTGACGATGGGGTTTTGGGTAGAAATTGCTCCTGGATATTTTAGCAGACAGTAtgaatttggggaggaaggTAGAGAAAGAGGTTCAATGTGTTTTACCTACAGATTAAGTAGTATGTACTGTTATTTTCATATAATTACAGTTTATTCTggcatacatacatacatggaAATGAGAACATTTCTATAAAGACTTGTATTTTGATCTTATTACACCTGTAATGAAGGTTCACCTACAAGTTCTCATATTTTTGTCTGACGTGGACATCACGTTGTGTGATGTAATTGTTGCTGGTTCATGAAGCTTGCGCAGTCTTTattatcacagaatggttgagattggaaaggacttctggaggtcatcttgtccagccccacctgctcaagcaggatcATCtaggaacaggttgcccaggaccatgtccaggcaGCTTCTGAATAtgtccaaggatggagactctaccacatctctgggcaacctgtgccagtgctcgatcaccctcatggtgaaaaagtatttcctgatgttcagatggaacctcttgtgttttggtttgtgcccattgccttttGCCCTGTTGCTGGACACGTTTTCTTCTCCTGAGGACTGCAACTTTTAACAAATgtgctgtgtttttgtttttttccctcatatTTTTTATTCAATTGTGAAGGCTTGAGAAGGCACAAGAAGAGAATAGAAATGTTGCTgtggaaaagcaaaatctgGAGCGCAAAATGATGGATGAGATCAATGATGCAAAACGGGAAGCACATCGCCTAAGGGAGTTGAGGGAGGGAGCTGAATGTGAGCTCAGCAGGCTCAAATATGCAGAGGAAGAGCTAGTACAGGTATCTGCAAACTGTTAACAATTTTAGTGTTGACTTTAAATTGGTCCTGGTTTTATTAGATCCTTAAAAGTgtttaaagcagcatttctctAATGCTAGAATTGAATGGAAAATTCTAAGAGCACTTAATGATCGTCTGTCAGTCATACCATTATCTagaaaaataatcctgaaaCTATGAAAAGACATACACTTTGTATATTAGCTTATCATAATGTTGTTGGATTCATGGaacaaaatatatacaaaagctttttttctttcttgttatcAGATGAGAGAAGTAGCTTTGTCTCACTCTGAGTTGTGATAGATTGGATTTATTgtactaaataaaaaaatactatcttacaaaaatatttaagcttcAAGTTAGGGACTATATatcataggggaaaaaaaaaatctgagtataATACAGTATGTGGAAATTTGTATgcaatatttcagaaatgcctAATCTGCCTTCCTGACAGCAGTTGGCACACATGAAAGCTCTGTAAAGCCTTAGTTTGTTGCTGTGGGGTATAAAGGTGcttatatttcagtttcttctgctgTCAGTTCTAATGACACTCTTGGTGAcacttgtatttcttcttgATTGCTAGGTTCGCATGGCTTTAAAAAAGGCTGAGAAGGAGTTTGAGCTGAGAAGTAATTGGTCTGTTCCTGAAGCTTTGCAGAAGTGGCTTCAGTTAACACATGAAGTTGAAGTACAATATTACAATATCAAAAGACAGCATGCAGAAATGCAATTAGCAATTGCCAAAGATGAGGTACCAACTCTTACTTTTCAGCTGCTTAAAGACTTTTCTGGTCTGTTGTTAGAgatatgaaataataaataaaaattattcagataagtgtttggatattttattttttttctcccttgagTTGTTGTTTGCTCCTTGTCAATATTTCTAATGTTTTCTCATCTGTGTTAAGTATCTAGttttatgcatttaatttatGTTGCTGTTTaggcagaaaagataaaaaagaagagaagcacTGTATTTGGAACACTACATGTTGCACACAGCTCCTCCCTGGATGAAGTGGACCATAAAATCCTTGAAGCAAAGTAAGAGTATTACCAGGATGCAtattcttttgtgtttgtttattccTGGAACAATGGAATTTTTTGAGGGTTACGGAATTTAGTGTCTTAGTGTTTTTACGCTTTTAAGTAAAGCAGCTTAAAAGATACTTAAAAGATACTTTAAAAGATGAAGTGTGAATATTTGGACAGTCCTGATGGATCTTCTGGTATACTAGAATGACTGCACTtgtgttgttttgctttatcATTAAGAACAGTGTATATAACTTTAATATgtgcttttctgcaggaaagcacTCTCTGAGCTGACGACATGTTTGCGAGAGCGTCTTTATCGATGGCAACAGATTGAGAAGATTTGTGGTTTTCAAATAGCACACAATTCTGGGCTACCAAGCTTGACCTCCTCTCTCTACTCTGATCACAGCTGGGTAGTTATGCCTCGAGTTTCCATTCCTCCTTACCCAATTGCAGGGGGAGTTGACGACTTAGATGAAGATACTCCTCCAATAGTTTCACAGTTTCATGGTAAGTGGTGACCTTAGTAAAAAGAAAGCGGTAGAGTTGTGGAGGCATGGGATTTTAAAGTCAAGTGGGAGAAGAGTGCTGATGTCAGACAGGATTGAATCAAAGCCAAAAGGACCAAAATTCTGTCTAGCATTTCAGATGCATCTTTTGGGACTTGCATAAACTGAAAACTGGGTTTTGCAATAAAGATAACATGATGAAAAAGCCTGTATTCCCTTTCagtgggggagtggggggcaAATCCAGCTAACGTTTTGCAAGTCTGCTTGTCATGCTTGGATTGCCAGACAAAAATTTATAATGAGTAATGCTGGATTTCTGTTAGCACATTTACTCTTTCAGGTGGAAGGAATGGAGTTAGTCTAGGGTCCCTTGAGCTACTACTAGGAAGATCACATCCTTTGAGAGGCAACACGCTACACAGCTTTTCAAACATTCTTTAGTGGCTGGAACAAAAGCCTGTTGTTGTCCAAGGGAAGCTTTCAGGCAGAATGTTTGTGTTTGGATACAGCGGGTTGTTTGAGTGTGAGGCAGAGGGGCCAAGTgctggagggagagaaatccAGCTTCGGTTAAACTATGATCAAAAGATATACACTGGGGATTCAGACCACCCTCGTGTCCTGAGTCATTGCGTCAATACAAGAGCTTGTTTCATGGAAGTTGTGATTAACTGGACTCTAGAGGCAAATCAGAAGGATGAGCTCCATGTAGCTATTCAAACAAGCAATATCAAGCTGAGGAatgagcaaggaaaaaagttttgtcatatgtatacatttttctttcagggcTGGCATTCTCAGAAGAAATtagaactgtattttaaaatagcatgaGAATAGCCGCCATTTTGCTGGCTTCATTTAGTGCATATTGGGCACAcgtttttcttctgaatgtaCCAACCTTTTTTCTACAGGCCACATTGAAAAGGTCATTAATCCCCTTGCAGCACTGCTGCAAGTTCTGATCACTTTTAAAGAATACTGTCTCTCTAGATGTCTTCACTGTGAAGGCTTTGATTTAAATCTTAGCAACAACTTTCTtggatttcagtaaaatatgaTTGCGTAGAGCTAAACTTCCAAGTTTGTATGGAGAAACCTGTGGTCTGATTTCAAAATGAAGAGCTTCATTTGTTATCATGACTTTTCAGATGGTCTAAAATGACAAAACACTTAAAGATGTATGTAAGACTTCAGACTTCGTTAGAATTCAGTTCATTTGGAAGTATTTAGCTAATGGATGCTGTCTCAGTCAGTGATTAAAGTTATCTGAATCTCAGTAACATTACAAAaactttaaatgtgtttttctgaattttggtAAGGCATGAGAGCCTGATTTTGCTCAAGTCATCACATGAGGGAAGTAGCTTCTCTTAATTTACTAGCTTTTATAATTTCTACtcagtaaaaaaacaaaacaaaaaaacccaaacaactggAAACACTTGGGAGCCCagacagagagggaaaataTGCTAAATGATCTGCTGAAACGAGTTCAGGAGTCAAATTATTGTAGGTTAGTTTAGTAACTGCTAAATTATTCCTATCCTTTAGACAAAAATGACAATGCACATGAGGAGGGATAGAAGCAAAATGGCTTCAAGCAAAATGCAGTGTGCAGACAGGTCAGTTATGAGAGACTGCTTCAGTGTCTGGACCTAAATTGAACTGTCTGGGCTGTTACCTCACTTGGTCAGCATCCTTTGATCTCTTAAGATTGACAAAATTTGAAGTCTGCCAGACAGGGCGCAGCAGTTGGGGTGATAGACTAAAATGGTGTGAAGTATTAGATCTGTTTAATCAATCCTGAGCTGAAGAACAAAAGGGGATGTACAAGTTGTTACAGGAAGGTGATAGTGAAACTTCTACTTTTCCTTTGAATGGTTAGGATTCAGCTGATTCCTTGACTTAGTGACTTTCATTTGTACTGGAAAATTCTAGATGTTAAATTGTCCTAGCTTGAATCCTTCATAATCCCTCATATATACACCTACAAGAAACCAAAATGCTTCTaacttccctgaaaaaaatcactaatgGTGCAATCTTGTTCTGTTTTACACCAACTAGTAGTATGACATCTGATTTACATGGACATGTTGTACAAATTTCCTAAAGGGATTATTACTCTCTTGgttcacatttgcttttttagGAATATCTTTGTATTGACATAAGCTTATTTTTGAGCTGCCAATACCTGCCTTTCAGGTCAGTAGGGAGTTCAtcaaaagtaaaatcaaaagTTTGAGTTACATGACAACTGTCACATTGGGACATAtaaacctttcttttctgctcagcCTGTCAGGAAACAAAGCGTAAGTGTTGACGAAGGTGTAGCTACTTGCAGTTTTGTGAAAGTTGTGATTTCCTGCACTTAAAGCAGAATGACAACTCACCCTTTCCTGAGATTCCAAGAAGggaaactgtaatttttctgaTGCTAAACTGGCATcctaaaatgtaaaatgcattttgtcaGGCTAGACATCCTTGTCTACAAAAATAGACACACTAAAAAGTGTGTTGTTTGGTAAACATTTTGAACACCAGTAAGGGTCTTACATAAGCAATGATGCATTCTGTGGGACAATTTGAGGAGAAGTATGAGAAATCCTGAAGCTCATAAGAGCTAGCCTCAAAACAGGTCTGTAGATTTATTTCCATAGAAGTATTGCTGCCTAATCACCTTCTGAAGGAGGAATTGGATTAGGAACATTTTAGTTTGTAACTTCCTGTTAGATACTTTCCTGGTCAAGTCTTGTGTTACTGTCTCCACCCATTCttagtatttttgtttctggaaattCATAGTTAGCCTGGCAAAAGAAAGTGTTATCAAATAGGAAAGTCTTGAGCTTAAAATGAGGTTGAATTGTGTATTTCCCATCACGTTATCAATGAGATTGGTCTTCCATGTCTAATGTAACTTTGAACTAATGCAGTGTATTTCAGTTAGGTGTTTGGTTAGATATACCTACATTTCAAAACTCTTACATATTCTTTTAAGCTCCAAATTGCCACACAAGTGAAATACAGGATATTGTGTAACACACTAATTTCATTTCAGCACTGCTATTTTTAGTTTATAAAGAGTTGGGAGTTTCAGTAGAATCTTTCTTTGTTCTCAAGAGAGCATAGTGAGCCAGAGCTTTGCACATGGTCAGAGTAGTATTTGGCAGGTACAAAACGGCTGCAGTTACATTTGCAGCTGCTTCATCTAACTGTAAAATCTATAAGGAAATGCCAgtctctttcttccccctcaACAGTCAAGCAATGTCAAAGTTGTTTAAGAATCACTGTGGCTGAAGCAGATAGCTGCTTATGTAGTCTTCAGAGTAGATATTGTTAACATCAATGTCACTTGgagggttttggtttgctttttctttgcctcaggGTCCATTGTAAAACCTCCCAGCACACTGGCAAGAAGCAGTAGCTTGTGTCGATCAAGACGCAATGTTGTGCCATCATCTCCACAGTCTCAGCATGCTTTGCACTCCCCTGACCCTGACATCCTTTCTGTGTCGAGCTGCCCAGCTCTTTATCGAactgaagaggaggaggaagccatTTACTTCTCTGCTGATAAACAATGGTACGGAGATTAGCAAACAGAACTTGGAACGCTGATAGGATTATTTGAGACTAACAGTTTAGAATTAAGAGGTTGAACCAAGCCAAAAGTTAAAGTAATCTGTAGGATAATATAAATTAATGTAGTCCACATGGAACAGAGAGAGTTCTAGTCTGGTATGTGTATGTAAATAGCTAGCATGTCGTATACAGTTAAGTAATGTTACAATCCAGGGTGCACTGAACTAACCCTGATTCTCCATTACAATATGTTACTGGCTTTTACATCTGAAACTAGGATCAAAAGCAATGTCAGCTACTGGGCGAAGAGAAGATGGATGGTAACACAATTCTTACAGCATGTTGAGCGTGTACCTACTCTTGTTACATGGCCTCATAGGAAAAGGTTAAATTCCTTTTGGAAGGAGCAAATGAGCTTGTTGAAAGGTAGGGACACTTGTCCTGAAGAAACTTTTTGTATATGATAGGCTTAaatcttctttcatttcataaCTTTTCTGACTTCATGTGCCAGAAAgatagtttttcttctttgcagtgAGATACAAATGACTGATTCTGGGCAGATGCTGCTGCCCACAAAAACAAGATCGCACAAATTAATTATCTTAAGCTTAGATAATAAAATGATGTAATGCAAGTTTTAAGTTAAAATGTTTAACttagttttttttttgttaattaactACTAAGGAAAAATGTGGGTGGTGCTTTTAGACTAATGTTATTGActctaaattaatttcctttttaactgcaggaaggaaatagtagtttcattatgttttctcctctctgctctgacTCAGGGAAGTACTGGAAACAGGTTCGGAATGTGACTCCTTAAATTCATCCACTGGAAGGAAGCAGTCTCCTCCAGCAAGTCTTGAGATGTACCAGACGCTTTCTCCTCAGAAAGTATCCCCAGAAGAATTCTCACTGGAGGAATCATCTACAGGAGACTCCTCTTCTCTAACTGCAGATATTTCTAGGGGCTCTCCTGACTGTGTAGGCATGGCAGAAACTAAGAGCATGATCTTTAGTCCTGCAAGCAAAGTTTATAATGGAATCCTGGAGAAGTCCTGCAGCATGAACCAGCTTTCAACTGGGATCCCAGTCCCAAAGCCTCGGCACACTTCATGTTCTTCAGCCAGCAGTGATAGTAAACCCTGCCATGAAGCTGCTTCTGTCCCTAGGATAAGTAGCATCCCACAGGACCTGTAccaaaatggtgaaaaaaacaaaaagccatcaaaaataaaaagcctctTTAAGAAGAAGTGTAAGTGAGGTGGACAGAAGAAACCTATAGTAATGTTATAGaactctattttttaaatatttaggaaTGTAATTCCATTTGAGCATTCCAGACTGGATGCCCTAATGGAATGCTCGGTAGGTCAACTATATTTAACTGACTGTACTATCAAAAGTCATGCCAGCTGTCAATGAGAAATCATTAAAAAGTTCAGACAGTTTACATTCATTTCTGcctatttatttcttcttttttttagtttttcttttttagtttttctattttgttttgctggggttttttgttttctttattcataAACCATTTTTAAGCCACTTTGGACTTCTAAGCTTTAATGGACTAGTAAGCCTTCCTGGGCTTGCCAAAGTTTCTTGTTTACCGGAGCATCTTCCTATCTTTCCGTAGAGCTAGGACATTTATCTACTggactttaagaaaaataaaagaagtagAACTAATTGAATTGCACTACTGTTTTACAGACTGGAAAAGTCGCTCTGCAAGTGAAACTGAAAGACTTGTATTTGACTGAGAAGATGAATCTTTTCACTTTTAgatcttttggggtttttaagtAGAACTTAGGATTTCTAATTGACTTGATTTCTGGAAATGGAAATGCCATGCTTTTATTATGGGAAGCTTTGTTAGATGCATTTATTATTAGAATGGTTCAAGTCCTGCTGTAAAGATCATGTTTTTCCCAGGACTTTCACTG
Proteins encoded in this window:
- the STIM2 gene encoding stromal interaction molecule 2 isoform X2, which codes for MSGLRAPGGRAAATATPVPTCLLLLGLLLPAAAAGGGCELEAADVGGGRRGGRGGAAASAAETAAVVTDPCSSLSPPCFTEEDRFSLEALRMIHKQMDDDKDGGIEVDESDEFLREDMQYKDASNKHSHLHREDKHITIEDLWKRWKTSEVHNWTQEDTLQWLSEFVELPQYEKNFRDSNVNGTTLPRIAVNEHAFMISHLKIIDRSHRQKLQLKALDVVLFGPLTRPPHNWMKDFILTVSIVIGFGGCWFAYTQNRTSREHITKMMKDLESLQTAEQSLLDLQERLEKAQEENRNVAVEKQNLERKMMDEINDAKREAHRLRELREGAECELSRLKYAEEELVQVRMALKKAEKEFELRSNWSVPEALQKWLQLTHEVEVQYYNIKRQHAEMQLAIAKDEAEKIKKKRSTVFGTLHVAHSSSLDEVDHKILEAKKALSELTTCLRERLYRWQQIEKICGFQIAHNSGLPSLTSSLYSDHSWVVMPRVSIPPYPIAGGVDDLDEDTPPIVSQFHGSIVKPPSTLARSSSLCRSRRNVVPSSPQSQHALHSPDPDILSVSSCPALYRTEEEEEAIYFSADKQWIKSNVSYWAKRRWMVTQFLQHVERVPTLVTWPHRKRLNSFWKEQMSLLKGKYWKQVRNVTP
- the STIM2 gene encoding stromal interaction molecule 2 isoform X1; this encodes MSGLRAPGGRAAATATPVPTCLLLLGLLLPAAAAGGGCELEAADVGGGRRGGRGGAAASAAETAAVVTDPCSSLSPPCFTEEDRFSLEALRMIHKQMDDDKDGGIEVDESDEFLREDMQYKDASNKHSHLHREDKHITIEDLWKRWKTSEVHNWTQEDTLQWLSEFVELPQYEKNFRDSNVNGTTLPRIAVNEHAFMISHLKIIDRSHRQKLQLKALDVVLFGPLTRPPHNWMKDFILTVSIVIGFGGCWFAYTQNRTSREHITKMMKDLESLQTAEQSLLDLQERLEKAQEENRNVAVEKQNLERKMMDEINDAKREAHRLRELREGAECELSRLKYAEEELVQVRMALKKAEKEFELRSNWSVPEALQKWLQLTHEVEVQYYNIKRQHAEMQLAIAKDEAEKIKKKRSTVFGTLHVAHSSSLDEVDHKILEAKKALSELTTCLRERLYRWQQIEKICGFQIAHNSGLPSLTSSLYSDHSWVVMPRVSIPPYPIAGGVDDLDEDTPPIVSQFHGSIVKPPSTLARSSSLCRSRRNVVPSSPQSQHALHSPDPDILSVSSCPALYRTEEEEEAIYFSADKQWEVLETGSECDSLNSSTGRKQSPPASLEMYQTLSPQKVSPEEFSLEESSTGDSSSLTADISRGSPDCVGMAETKSMIFSPASKVYNGILEKSCSMNQLSTGIPVPKPRHTSCSSASSDSKPCHEAASVPRISSIPQDLYQNGEKNKKPSKIKSLFKKKCK